One window of Branchiostoma lanceolatum isolate klBraLanc5 chromosome 6, klBraLanc5.hap2, whole genome shotgun sequence genomic DNA carries:
- the LOC136436501 gene encoding uncharacterized protein, translating to MDASSSRCFCCRQCLSCTYFTCFGESLLPSRSSCGGYSITSCSCRCREEVTCTCKCNVGNVHDVLQKLASITGGAVLVVGGAALAVGSGGTALPVLGGMVGGAGLSSTIHGAVKAGKGEKISAGDYFVDVGVGFVTGAVGSGGAIVTEKIAENLATTVATEVSKEACVQGGTKLAVRMTGGAASSVVNTAVNEAGTCVKGKRDWRDYGDDDGMWVKGAAIGAAAGIGSHAWLEIKETALDVVQDILKNQDVRSDGPRTWSEVKKSDQVQTFWRNTPDGRKDGRHVWSEVTESEQVLELLRNKKDGGNNGPHIPPSNQNTEIWSELVIPAGKAAWSIHGGLGETDGRTENNSMSHFHTSYHRSTPTGSYSAMFNTPSKDARFIPSQQPGPYIHTCSPPSQQPGPWSRPSSQQPGPWSRPSSQQPGPWSRPSSQQPGPWSRSSSQQPGPWSRPSSQQPGPWSRPSSQQPGPWSRPSSQPPGQWGSPPCQPPGPWSSPPSMFSLPPPMAPNNSMPHVSPSWPWHPAGTVATHGVEGQAFGNLSPV from the coding sequence ATGGATGCCAGCAGTTCTCGATGTTTCTGCTGCAGACAGTGTCTGTCCTGTACGTACTTTACTTGCTTTGGTGAATCACTTTTACCCTCTCGGTCGTCGTGTGGCGGATATTCGATCACCAGCTGTTCGTGCCGTTGTAGGGAggaagttacatgtacctgcaaatGCAACGTTGGAAATGTACACGACGTCCTACAGAAGCTTGCCTCTATCACGGGAGGTGCTGTTCTTGTTGTTGGCGGTGCAGCCCTGGCTGTGGGGTCGGGCGGAACAGCCTTGCCTGTGCTGGGAGGCATGGTGGGAGGCGCCGGCCTGAGCTCGACCATCCACGGCGCAGTCAAAGCGGGGAAGGGGGAGAAAATTAGTGCAGGTGACTATTTTGTGGACGTCGGAGTCGGCTTTGTGACCGGTGCGGTGGGAAGCGGAGGGGCAATTGTAACAGAGAAGATAGCCGAAAATTTGGCGACTACAGTGGCAACAGAAGTTTCAAAAGAAGCGTGCGTGCAAGGCGGTACCAAGCTTGCAGTCCGTATGACAGGAGGAGCGGCGTCGTCAGTAGTAAACACTGCAGTAAACGAAGCTGGGACGTGTGTCAAGGGGAAAAGGGACTGGAGAGACTATGGAGACGACGATGGCATGTGGGTCAAAGGCGCAGCCATTGGTGCAGCGGCAGGTATCGGGTCTCATGCTTGGTTGGAAATAAAGGAGACCGCACTAGACGTAGTGCAAGACATCTTGAAAAATCAAGATGTTCGGAGTGACGGCCCTCGTACCTGGTCTGAAGTGAAGAAATCGGACCAGGTGCAGACGTTCTGGAGGAACACGCCAGATGGTCGGAAGGATGGCCGTCATGTCTGGTCTGAAGTGACAGAGTCGGAACAGGTGCTAGAGCTCTTGAGGAACAAGAAAGACGGTGGGAACAATGGCCCTCACATTCCGCCAAGCAACCAGAACACGGAAATTTGGTCCGAACTGGTCATACCGGCGGGAAAGGCAGCATGGTCGATACACGGAGGATTAGGGGAGACTGATGGACGGACTGAAAATAATTCCATGAGTCACTTTCACACGTCCTATCACCGTTCGACTCCGACTGGAAGTTATTCTGCCATGTTCAATACCCCTTCGAAAGACGCGCGCTTCATACCAAGCCAGCAGCCGggaccatacatacatacatgtagcccgCCAAGCCAGCAGCCGGGACCATGGAGCAGACCGTCAAGCCAGCAGCCGGGACCATGGAGCAGACCGTCAAGCCAGCAGCCGGGACCATGGAGCAGACCGTCAAGCCAGCAGCCGGGACCATGGAGCAGATCGTCAAGCCAGCAGCCGGGACCATGGAGCAGACCGTCAAGCCAGCAGCCGGGACCATGGAGCAGACCGTCAAGCCAGCAGCCGGGACCATGGAGCAGACCGTCAAGTCAGCCACCGGGACAATGGGGCAGCCCGCCATGTCAGCCACCGGGACCATGGAGTAGCCCGCCTTCCATGTTCAGTCTTCCACCTCCAATGGCTCCAAACAACTCCATGCCTCACGTCTCCCCGAGTTGGCCTTGGCACCCTGCTGGGACGGTGGCCACTCATGGGGTGGAAGGACAAGCATTTGGTAACCTGTCGCCGGTATAA
- the LOC136437235 gene encoding uncharacterized protein: MDDMLKQSLKDEFLVCRMCLNSFHGPKSLPCLHTFCEQCVSVLHDQQKPLRCPICRQAHYIPAEGVSSLPDNFFIVSLAERLNASTQRRLGIIGCETHPDQNLLFYCKEDACRKPVCTQCLLQDHSEHRITPLRKEGHQQTSDVLTRSVSPVTSETEEDEKGNTDWVKNCQVRELLRIGQDGGLLQPLDLVFDDGSGRLYVCDAVSESVLTYDREGVLLSTWSTKTSESTSTPSGIALDERSGHLYVADSSDAVAKVYNRAGSLLSTFGQGFFQTPWGIGLDTQGEGRIVVTDIGQHRVSVHKLDGSMVWTFGTKGKGHSNFQYPHRADFRPNGELVVTDYMNHCVKVISNDGRCSTRKLQMGDTKRQSGPVGVTSLPGTKLVVVADDTNKQVQVYDSESGRSRVLIDCEDLSMLKSVRSAGSRQFALINGCEISLYEMF; this comes from the coding sequence ATGGATGATATGTTAAAGCAATCCTTGAAGGACGAGTTTCTAGTGTGCCGTATGTGTTTGAACAGTTTTCATGGGCCAAAGTCACTCCCATGTCTCCACACCTTCTGTGAGCAGTGTGTGTCTGTACTGCACGACCAACAGAAGCCCTTACGGTGCCCGATATGTCGACAAGCCCACTACATTCCTGCGGAGGGGGTCTCCAGTCTGCCGGACAACTTTTTCATCGTCAGTTTGGCAGAGAGACTGAATGCATCAACACAGCGACGCCTGGGCATTATAGGATGCGAAACTCACCCAGATCAGAACCTGTTATTCTACTGCAAGGAGGACGCTTGTCGCAAACCCGTCTGTACCCAGTGCCTTCTGCAAGATCACAGTGAGCACAGAATCACACCCTTACGAAAGGAGGGCCATCAGCAGACTTCAGATGTTCTAACAAGGAGCGTCAGTCCCGTGACCAGTGAGACGGAAGAAGACGAAAAAGGAAACACTGACTGGGTAAAAAACTGCCAAGTCCGAGAATTGCTCCGtattggacaagatggcggactgtTACAGCCACTCGACCTTGTATTTGATGACGGCAGCGGTCGGCTGTACGTCTGTGACGCCGTTAGCGAGAGCGTGTTGACGTACGACCGCGAAGGTGTTCTCCTGTCTACCTGGAGTACGAAGACGTCGGAGTCGACGTCAACGCCGTCTGGAATCGCCCTTGACGAAAGGAGCGGTCATCTGTACGTGGCCGACAGTAGTGACGCTGTGGCCAAAGTGTACAATAGAGCAGGCTCCTTACTCAGTACCTTTGGACAAGGCTTCTTCCAGACACCATGGGGTATTGGACTAGACACACAGGGGGAAGGtcggattgtggtgacggacaTAGGTCAGCATCGAGTATCGGTCCACAAACTGGACGGGTCAATGGTTTGGACCTTCGGTACAAAGGGTAAGGGACACTCCAACTTCCAGTACCCACACAGGGCTGACTTTCGTCCAAACGGAGAACTTGTCGTGACAGATTATATGAACCACTGCGTCAAGGTGATTTCAAATGACGGCAGATGTTCAACAAGAAAACTTCAAATGGGGGACACAAAGAGACAGTCAGGGCCCGTAGGGGTAACGTCACTCCCAGGTACTAAGCTAGTGGTGGTAGCAGACGATACCAACAAACAGGTTCAGGTATACGATAGTGAAAGTGGGCGGAGCCGAGTGTTGATTGACTGCGAGGATTTGAGTATGCTCAAGTCGGTCCGCAGTGCAGGAAGCCGACAGTTTGCTTTGATAAATGGATGCGAAATAAGTCTGTATGAAATGTTCTGA